In one Bombyx mori chromosome 4, ASM3026992v2 genomic region, the following are encoded:
- the LOC101745344 gene encoding thioredoxin domain-containing protein 3 homolog, producing the protein MALTSAVANAAAAAAAAGAGKKAAQVQLQAELNTDDEWNKFINRDGLLVIDVYTEWCGPCIGMVGNLKKIKVELGGDNLHLAIAKSDTIECLKRFRKRSEPTWMFIAAGQLLNVVFGADAPRLARTIEQELQNEELARKGERERPKRAPHELTPPEQEVAEAQEKLQQERRAREEAAVEAARIMRRETRACRLETHFADVCPALVMPHAQKHLRKITDALEPHGVILADKCPILLGKDGVRVLGVEEPELATEAAISAIAERPSLALLLKKTPEKDGDVIELCRRALYGDGVKTEDGAPNKKVPAEELRADSTPGVYVPADRHQRAAVLDLLFPKMVSSLVEPGPPPTAPHIALMFGAWQRRALLAVCDTSRLLHYGFFADASLTEPKLLAKNIEQYELRPEKDFSETIVLMIAVGLAAPELADPKDIPPQGPPEQLLALGPLHVSEDAVVGAEECAKFFPPGYSEPEPKPKQKPKKKKKTKRHETKEDLTEESNAQSQSIETGEPGESEAAVEGDNDGDAEVEGDVEGEGEVEEDGEDGEEQQAVDKATSPPPPAPH; encoded by the exons ATGGCACTGACAAGTGCGGTCGCtaacgccgccgccgccgccgccgccgccggggCAGGCAAGAAGGCGGCCCAGGTTCAACTCCAGGCTGAACTCAACACCGACGATGAGTGGAATAAGTTCATCAATAGAGACGGACTTTTAG TGATAGACGTGTACACCGAATGGTGTGGACCCTGCATCGGAATGGTTGGGAACCTCAAGAAAATCAAAGTGGAGTTAGGTGGAGACAACCTGCACCTCGCCATC GCTAAGTCAGATACGATTGAATGTTTGAAGCGGTTCAGGAAGAGAAGTGAGCCCACTTGGATGTTCATTGCT GCCGGTCAACTGTTGAACGTGGTATTCGGGGCGGACGCTCCCCGACTAGCCCGCACCATAGAACAGGAGTTGCAGAACGAGGAGTTGGCTAGAAAAGGAGAAAGAGAACGACCTAAAAGAGCCCCTCATGAGCTTACGCCTCCTGAGCAG GAAGTAGCCGAGGCTCAAGAGAAGCTGCAACAAGAGCGGCGTGCTCGGGAAGAGGCAGCAGTGGAAGCCGCAAGGATAATGAGACGCGAGACCAGGGCGTGTCGCTTGGAGACGCACTTCGCCGATGTGTGTCCGGCGCTCGTGATGCCACATGCTCAGAAACATTTGAGGAAGATTACCGATGCGTTGGAGCCTCATG gaGTCATTCTAGCAGACAAATGTCCAATACTCCTTGGTAAAGATGGAGTCAGAGTCCTTGGCGTCGAAGAGCCTGAGCTGGCAACGGAAGCTGCGATATCAGCCATCGCAGAAAGACCCTCATTGGCTTTACTACTGAAGAAAACGCCGGAAAAGGATGGTGACGTCATAG AACTATGTCGTCGGGCGCTCTACGGTGATGGCGTCAAGACAGAAGACGGCGCACCGAACAAGAAGGTCCCCGCTGAGGAACTACGCGCTGACTCCACACCGGGAGTATATGTGCCGGCTGACAGGCACCAGAGAGCTGCTGTGCTGGACTTGCTGTTCCCAAAA ATGGTGTCGTCGCTGGTGGAGCCGGGGCCGCCCCCCACGGCGCCGCACATCGCGCTGATGTTCGGAGCGTGGCAGCGCCGCGCCCTGCTGGCCGTGTGCGACACCTCGCGCCTGCTGCACTACGGGTTCTTCGCTGACGCCAGTCTGACCGAGCCCAAGCTACTGGCTAAGAACATAGAACAGTACGAGCTCAGACCAGAAAAGGATTT cTCTGAAACAATAGTCCTGATGATAGCAGTAGGTCTGGCGGCGCCTGAGCTGGCAGATCCCAAAGACATTCCACCTCAAGGTCCACCAGAACAGCTATTGGCGTTAGGTCCTCTGCACGTCAGTGAAGACGCAGTCGTAGGAGCGGAAGAGTGCGCTAAGTTCTTTCCACCCGGTTACAGCGAGCCCGAGCCGAAACCGAagcaaaaaccgaagaaaaagaaaaag ACCAAACGGCACGAAACTAAAGAAGACCTTACGGAAGAATCTAATGCGCAAAGTCAAAGCATTGAAACTGGTGAACCTGGCGAGTCGGAAGCGGCTGTTGAAGGGGACAACGACGGCGATGCTGAGGTGGAGGGAGACGTCGAGGGGGAGGGGGAAGTCGAGGAGGACGGAGAGGATGGAGAAGAGCAGCAAGCGGTCGATAAGGCCACGTCCCCTCCGCCGCCCGCGCCGCATTGA